Part of the Orcinus orca chromosome 5, mOrcOrc1.1, whole genome shotgun sequence genome, TTGGCTCAGGGGAGAGAGTCTtaaacagaaaaaagcatctttaaggtccAAAACAGTATACCACGTATGTTGAGGTGGAAGAGTGCTCAGGAGGTTGTAAGGGTTTGGAACTGTGGGGTGGAGGTCTGCCACCCGTTTGTTTACCTCTCGTAGATCCTGCACCGGCCGATAATCATTTGTTCCTGGTTTCTTTACCGGCAGGAGAGGGGTGTTCCATGCTGATTGACATCTTATTAAGATGCCCAAGTCTAGTAGCCTCTGTATATGGGGACGGATACCGTCTTTGGCTTCTCTACTCATGGGGTATTGACGGACCGttattggggtggcagttgccttgagttccacTAGCACCGGGGGCCGATTTTTGGCCATCCCCATTCCGGCAGTTTCTGCCCAGGCTTGAGGGAACCGACTTACCCAATCTGTAACATTAACTCGTGAGGATGAAGGCTGCTcgtataatttatattcatcttctaATTTCATAGTCAATATTTGAAGTAACCTTCCTTTATTATCAGTTATGGTGGGACCTTCTGGCTGAAAGTGGATTTGAGCCCCTACTTTGGAGAGTAAAtctcttcccagcaaaggataggggcattccggaataatcaaaaatgaatgggttactcgtccaatcccaagatctactgtccttcatgtggtccatgaatattgtttattcccagtggctccttgtacccatgaccttttagctgagataggaccttttgagtggagaaggacgGAGTGTTGGGCTCCAGTATCTaccaaaaattgaacaggttccccctccactttaagagttacccggggctcggggagagggttcgagccctgactttcctagtcttcttcttccaatgttaagattttgtttctggttggccttcctccattctttttcttagggcattctctcgcccaatgtcctttttctttacagtaggcacattggtccttgtctaatggtcgccttctgtctgccgttcgcccttcctgcccatttctatcccctatatttcttcctccaaccacagtggccagtatcttacttaaattcctctcTTGTCTCTTATCTCGTCTTCTTTCACGGGCTgcctgctctttctgctttctttcttccttctcttcctctgtttctcttttgttatatactttatctgcctcttttactaactcctgaagcgaaaatccctgcaagccatctAGCCTCTGTAATTTCTTCCTAATATCAGGGGCCGCTTGATCAATGAAAGCCATTGCTACAGTAGCCCTATGTTCCTCCGAAGTTGGATCATAAGGGGTAAAGCgtctaaaggcttccattaaacgttccaggaacacagttggcgattcctggggcccctgagttACTTCCCTTACCTTAGCCAAATTAGTGGGCCGTCTGGCCGCTCCATGGAGACCCGCCACCAGAGCCTGGTGATACATTTTCAGGCGCTCCCTACCTTCCGGggcattgaaatcccagtttggcctgacgagtgggaaaccaacgtcaatctcgttaggcagctgggtaggttgcccattggcgcctaatacattttttctggcttctaaaagaacccgttgcctctcctcagtcgttaggagagtctgaagcagctgctgacaatcatcccatgtgggctggtgggagaaaacaagagattctattaaagcggtaagggcctgtggattttcggaaaaagttgggttatgcattttccaattataaagatctgcagaggaaaagggccaatattggagaggtctattcccttggccgtcgggggggccatattctctaagaggtagggcagtggagtccggggagatagccctacggctcctagtgcccgctgagggacccctttcttcttccatcatggatgGTTCCCTTGGTGCcgagggcagtggagctgggggtcctctaggtggtaggggatttggggccggaggataagggggtggggaatccaaaagaagcaaatcggACTGCGGGTCAGGATAAATCGCCTTCGGTGGATCCGGGGCGTCAGGTAGCTTTtccgtgttggggtttttctttaagGCTAATATCTCCGACGCTGCTGATGTGTGCGCGGACGTacctgttgaggaaacaaagggccggacccacggaggtggggagagaattaaatcttcccagaccaagacatatggtacttggtctggatgtccgtggggatctatattaaatatcttagacttcagcAGCTTAATCTTGTCTAATAAAAAGGATCCTTCGGGGGgccatcctatctgaaatgttggccattcagaggcacacaaagtctgccactttcctttcttcacctctaccgaaaaattatgtgctctggcccgaacttcggtccaatggcttagggtaagggaaagaggagtcgtcacagtttgtcccattgtcgtccgtcagagaagaagaatagaccacaatacagaaacagttaaaactccaTGAAACACATATACGCATGGGCCACCGCGAGCTCGCTTCAAAACCGAAACCTCTTCAGATGGCAGTTATCACCAAGGGAACTGCCGAAaccgagtgaaggggagacagagtttgcctctccttccagatgagccaccagggcgtcccctagggctcatggacgccggctattagcacgtctgcctagccagaggtccgatacagattccataataagccgattcttacagctttcctctgataatggcccacaaagaacaagagacaaacagacaatcaagctcgagcttacctggtacctccaacgcccgatgttcttgtggtccggggcgagtggaatcccggacgagcccccaaatgttagacctgcgcggtctcctaggagtttcgactcgcccaggaaacaagaAGAGTCGGAAgtcgatgcaaaacgcaagaggtttattgaaggccggtgcaccggggttccttggtcctcacgcaggaggtcgaagaaggaacccttttgggcgcgaatatgtcagttttataggttcccacttccccgtatgtaaattatagatttggttgtgttctcctgctgattggtcccggcttaggctcggaccagagagggaacttgtccccagctgcctgattggtctttgacagacaccttttttacattttgtttatctccctccttctccccagctgcctgattggtctttgacagacaccttttttacattttgtttatctccctccttctcggaagggggccggacatcctggaaattcacccattgtctaagaagcccctattgtctggagagttcttaatcattagctggaacaatgtccctcgagtcccacagttgctctgtaaatagttgtaattttggtgtgcccatgggaagACATGAGCTCAGGGTTTCCCTACTCCTCCATCTTGACCATACCTCCTGctacttttaaagtaatattttaatttatttaaaaaaataaaattctttcctGTATAACCATATGAAAATAAAGCATTAGATGACTTTTGTTAACTTAGAATAAATTGCTAAATCTATAAATTCTAAGCATCTATTCCTCATTTCTTTGTGTCTCCAAAGCCCTTTGTTGCAATTTTCATTATATCAGTTACTACAGTCTTCTTGAATTATATATAGTtggttatttgttattttctttaagtTGCAAGCACCTTTCAGTAGGAATGTAGCATGTTTACTTATAGTACACAAAGAACCTAGTGCTATTTGTAAAAATCAGGAGGCTTATAAAAAtgttctccttctttctttactttaTTAATCTTACCTATTTGATATCTccttaaacataaaataatagtaaGCTTAATTCAATTCTAGTATCagtcttttactttttctctatAGAAATTCATATCACAGATAAACCTTTTAACCAATCTGGATCATAATAACTCAAATTTAAGATTATCATATAGTAAGCAGTTTCTATGATTTATGTCTAAAGCAACTACAGAAAAAAGATACGTTCATTTGAAGTTGACATGTGAAAACCTAAGGAGGTAGAGAAATATATAATGGTGAATTAATGAATTAGATTTCTCAATTAAAGATAGATAATAAAAATTCagctttaaataatttctttgaagAAAGTAAAGAACTGTTGTTTTTGACTTCCTGAAGGAATTTTGTTTGGGGTAAAATGTAGTACTAGTattctatggctgctgtaacaaattatcacacacTTATTAGCTTAAAACCATACAAATCTGGAGATCAAAAGTAAGAAATATATCTCATTTGGCTAAAATAAAGATGTCAGTTGGGTTGCGTTCCTTTCTGGAAAGTCTAGGGGAGAATGtatttccttaccttttccagcttctagagggtGACAGCATTCCA contains:
- the LOC125964539 gene encoding LOW QUALITY PROTEIN: uncharacterized protein LOC125964539 (The sequence of the model RefSeq protein was modified relative to this genomic sequence to represent the inferred CDS: inserted 2 bases in 2 codons; substituted 3 bases at 3 genomic stop codons), whose product is MGQTVTTPLSLTLSHWTEVRARAHNFSVEVKKGKWQTLCASEWPTFQIGWPPEGSFLLDKIKLLKSKIFNIDPHGHPDQVPYVLVWEDLILSPPPWVRPFVSSTGTSAHTSAASEILALKKNPNTEKLPDAPDPPKAIYPDPQSDLLLLDSPPPYPPAPNPLPPRGPPAPLPSAPREPSMMEEERGPSAGTRSRRAISPDSTALPLREYGPPDGQGNRPLQYWPFSSADLYNWKMHNPTFSENPQALTALIESLVFSHQPTWDDCQQLLQTLLTTEERQRVLLEARKNVLGANGQPTQLPNEIDVGFPLVRPNWDFNAPEGRERLKMYHQALVAGLHGAARRPTNLAKVREVTQGPQESPTVFLERLMEAFRRFTPYDPTSEEHRATVAMAFIDQAAPDIRKKLQRLDGLQGFSLQELVKEADKVYNKRETEEEKEERKQKEQAARERRRDKRQERNLSKILATVVGGRNIGDRNGQEGRTADRRRPLDKDQCAYCKEKGHWARECPKKKNGGRPTRNKILTLEEEDXESQGSNPLPEPRVTLKVEGEPVQFLVDTGAQHSVLLHSKGPISAKRSWVQGATGNKQYSWTTXRTVDLGIGRVTHSFLIIPECPYPLLGRDLLSKVGAQIHFQPEGPTITDNKGRLLQILTMKLEDEYKLYEQPSSSRVNVTDWVSRFPQAWAETAGMGMAKNRPPVLVELKATATPITVRQYPMSREAKDGIRPHIQRLLDLGILIRCQSAWNTPLLPVKKPGTNDYRPVQDLREVNKRVADLHPTVPNPYNLLSTLPPQHTWYTVLDLKDAFFCLRLSPLSQPYFAFEWKDPTSGMSGQLTWTRLPQGFKNSPTIFDEALHQDLALYRESNSQVTLLQYVDDILLAAETQEDCIKGTEKLLTELGTLGYRASAKKAQICQQQVSYLGYLLKGGQRWLTESRKDTVAQIPAPKNARQVREFLGTAGFYRLWIPGFAELAAPLYPLTKNSTPFVWGDKEQRAFDQIKRALLSAPALGLPDVTKPFHLYVAENKGIAKGVLTQKLGPWNRPVAYLSKKLDPVASGWPTCLKIIAAVAVLVKDADKLTLGQNLTITAPHALENVVRQPPDRWLTNARMTHYQTLLLNSDRIKFAPATGLNPATLLPDPDLEGSTIIHDCQEVLAAAHGSRPDLMDLPLPDADFTWFTDGSSFLEEGKRRTGAAVVDGKQVIWAAALPQGTSAQRAELIALTRALEMAENKKVNIYTDSRYAFATAHIHGAIYQQRGLLTSGGKEIKNKXEIMALLTALMLPTKVSIIHCPGHQKGNTPIIRGNNMADQVAREIASGEVILGLSDKVPEKPGRDEEIIPATTKGTLSPQQAESMLQQMHRWTHLGTKNMVALLQKAGYETPXMTKLAEQIVQECVPCQQVNAHKGKLETGKRLRGDRPGTYWEVDFTEVRPGRYGNKYLLVFVDTFSGWIEAFPTKKETAAVVAKKXFRRNFSSIWSTKGNRV